The Carassius gibelio isolate Cgi1373 ecotype wild population from Czech Republic chromosome B18, carGib1.2-hapl.c, whole genome shotgun sequence sequence GTTCGACCAACTTCCCCTTAATTAATCCATATGTAAGTAACCTAATCATCAGCCTCAAAGAACACATTTTCTCATAGGTGCTGTATCTAACTGGATTATGTTGGCTTCAGCCAATGTGTGAAGTCCACAAATTGACTAGACTGGCTGGTACTGCTTAAACTTCACTGTCCAACCTTTTCATAGTCAGCAGTGGCAGCGCTTTACCTCACAGGAAATGCTGTGGATAGTCCACGGATGTAGAGTTCCCACTCGGACCCAGACACTCTTTGTGCTTCATGTTCGTTTAAAGACTGTGAAGGAAGGAAGCATGGCGCTCGAACAGATCTGTCTTATCTCTTCTATCTAAAGCAATCTTTGGTGGACACAGAGGCAAGGCGTTGTCGGACGATGTCTCTTGCTTACTGCtgtgaaaatgagcatttttttttttactttttaactaaaaGATCAGTTAAAGGAATGATTTTCATTTCATTGTCATTTTCTAATTTCAAAAGCAAATCCACAAACCCTATTTAAACAGCTCTAATTTGCCGTCCGCATCAGTCTACTTGGTGGTTCTGAACCTCATGTAGATGTGACGCTACTGAACTGACTTCATTGCTATTGTAGTGACACTGTTGCCATGACAGCCTtagccagacttttttttttgctaaaactgTATTGTATTGACACTTGCAATGGCAGATTTATTCTACACTGATTCGGATTTTATGAAGTATTGGTAAGACCTGTTGTTTTGTCCATTGACAGGAAGAGCAGGAAGTTCCTCTGGTTCGCTGCTATTCTAAAGTGATGGAGCATGCCGTGGACGTCGGCACTCAGACTGAACCGGTGGTGGTCCTGTCCCTGGCCCAGGCTGCTGTGCTTGGACTCATATCACAGAATGAAATCTTCGGAGCGACAATTGCCCCAAACGGTTTCTACATGGGAGAGGGACGTGAAGGCCCCGCTCCTCCTGCAGAATCCATGGAGTACGAATATGCAGATCAGCTAATTGGAGCTAATGGAGACTATCTATCTGAGCCTCACGGGGAGAACAGGAGGCCAGAGAAGATCTACGGGGCAGAACGCAGGCGTCCAGGACCCCGTGGGAGGACCAAGAGGCCCTTGAGTGAAGGAACACCAGAGGAATCCACGGAGAGGTCTCCGGACACACCGAATCAGGTGAAAGGAGAGAGGCCCGACTTCTCCAACCCATGTTATCTCTCGAATCCCCAGCAACCTGACAATGAGCCAGAAGTGTTGGACCTAGCACCTCGGAGAGTGCCAATGAAAGAAGAGCAGTGTAACAAAGGCTACCCTGAGCCCTCGAGGGAGCCAGCCATCCAGCAGGTTGACTCTGACACTCAGACACAAGCCCACCAAAGCCCTGCGGGCCATGGAAAAGTGTTGGTGGAGTCCTCTGAGGGAGGACGGGGAAAGGAGGAGGCacaagaagaggaggaggaagtggAGGAGAGCGCACTGAACCTGAAAACAACAGAGGAGGATGTGAGCCCAGCAATAAGGCGCTATTATGAATCCAGTGTTACTGCATATGAGGCTGCTGAGATGGGCCTTCCAGGAGACTATGAGGAGGGCAGCCAGGCCATGATGTGGACGGAGGGTGAGAACTCCTTGGGTAGACGGATGCAGATTGACCGGCTAGATATTAACGTGCAAATTGACGAATCCTACTGTGTGGATGTGGGAGAAGGCCTGAAACGCTGGAAGTGTCGCATGTGTGAGAAATCCTACACTTCGAAGTACAACTTGGTTACGCACATCCTGGGTCACAATGGCATTAAACCACATGAGTGTCTGCATTGTGGAAAGCTCTTCAAGCAGCCCAGCCATCTTCAGACGCATCTGCTAACGCACCAGGGGACGCGGCCACACAAGTGCACAGTCTGCAAGAAGGCCTTTACCCAGACTAGTCACCTTAAACGGCACATGTTGCAGCATAGTGACGTCAAGCCTTACAGCTGCCGCTTCTGCGGCAGAGGATTTGCCTACCCTAGTGAGTTACGTACTCATGAGACCAAGCACGAGAGCGGCCACTGTCATGTTTGCACGCAGTGCGGCATGGAGTTCCCCACTCACGCCCACCTCAAGCGGCACCAGGTCAGCCACCAGGGCCCGACAACCTTTCAGTGCACTGAATGTCATAAGTCCTTCGCCTACCGTAGCCAGCTCCAGAACCATCTGATGAAGCACCAGAACGTGCGGCCCTATGTCTGCTCAGAGTGCGGCATGGAGTTCGTGCAGATCCACCACCTGAAGCAGCACATGCTTACACACAAGGTACTGACACAGCAGGCCATCGAACACAAGGTACTTAAACCTCATTAGTTTTCATAATCTTCCTGCAACCATCTTATTAGAAGTAACTGCCCAGCGACTTTGAGATTCAAACCCCACATACATTTTCCCACCACTTCATGTTCTCATAAAGCTGCTGGTTAATGTGTCATCTTCAGTTGTGTCTCGGGTTTTGCCACAACAAGTTTCTATGTAAATAGAGCCGTCTCTGTCAGTCCCTTCCAGCCATCCAATCCGCCTCCTACCCTGCCATTAACTTATCCCGTTTCCCTGTCCCTTGCACTAGTATggagttgttttgttttgtgtgtgctttGTGCAGTGAAGTGGGTCTCACAAGCTGATACTTCCTCCTTTCATTTCTCACTCTCCATGAGTATGATTCATCTCGTCATGACTGCAGTGTCAGTAAACAGAATGTGTCACAGGTCAGCAGGGTTCGAAGCAAAAAACACATCGGCAGTTAGTCATTTCTTCAGCATTTACATCAGCAGCTGTCTAGTTTGAGCTCTGTTGTTAGATTTATTGCTATTAGAGATAATGAATGTCACTCCTAAATGAGAACACAGTTTGTTGGGTACACTACAGTTAGTGGATACCTGTACGTTTCATCGGGATGTTCTATATAATTCGGAGCTGATACTCCCTAGCTCTCCTGGGAAAGCTTTCTACTAGATGTGTATTGCACCCATTGCCCTCACAGTTTATTTATTCACCTGTGCAAGATGGCAGTTGGCACATAATTCTAGAACTATCCTTACTGAAATAAAGTGTCCAAACACAAGGGGTAGCCAGCTCACTTATGGCATTGTAGTGTAGATTCAATGTAGTTCATCTTAGCACATTCTTAAATTTAAAGCGTTTTTCCTTGTGTGTTAGGATGGCAGTATTCCCTGGATACAATGGAAGTGTTCATTGAATAGTCAAATTGTTAATGAGGGAGAATGTTTAACCCTCttcatttgttaatgttttagcTTGTTGGAACATCAGAGCTT is a genomic window containing:
- the LOC127977160 gene encoding zinc finger protein 710 isoform X1 yields the protein MRSLKHLKHHTRSNVEEQEVPLVRCYSKVMEHAVDVGTQTEPVVVLSLAQAAVLGLISQNEIFGATIAPNGFYMGEGREGPAPPAESMEYEYADQLIGANGDYLSEPHGENRRPEKIYGAERRRPGPRGRTKRPLSEGTPEESTERSPDTPNQVKGERPDFSNPCYLSNPQQPDNEPEVLDLAPRRVPMKEEQCNKGYPEPSREPAIQQVDSDTQTQAHQSPAGHGKVLVESSEGGRGKEEAQEEEEEVEESALNLKTTEEDVSPAIRRYYESSVTAYEAAEMGLPGDYEEGSQAMMWTEGENSLGRRMQIDRLDINVQIDESYCVDVGEGLKRWKCRMCEKSYTSKYNLVTHILGHNGIKPHECLHCGKLFKQPSHLQTHLLTHQGTRPHKCTVCKKAFTQTSHLKRHMLQHSDVKPYSCRFCGRGFAYPSELRTHETKHESGHCHVCTQCGMEFPTHAHLKRHQVSHQGPTTFQCTECHKSFAYRSQLQNHLMKHQNVRPYVCSECGMEFVQIHHLKQHMLTHKVLTQQAIEHKGMKEYKCDVCSREFTLSANLKRHMLIHTSVRPFQCHVCFKTFVQKQTLKTHMIVHLPVKPFKCKVCGKSFNRMYNLLGHMHLHAGSKPFKCPYCTSKFNLKGNLSRHMKVKHGILDTSTEGQDVLPDAEGQEEYEEESFDYSERENLASNNAQDLAKLAKISYYNYSKVSARYNTT
- the LOC127977160 gene encoding zinc finger protein 710 isoform X2 → MRSLKHLKHHTRSNVEEQEVPLVRCYSKVMEHAVDVGTQTEPVVVLSLAQAAVLGLISQNEIFGATIAPNGFYMGEGREGPAPPAESMEYEYADQLIGANGDYLSEPHGENRRPEKIYGAERRRPGPRGRTKRPLSEGTPEESTERSPDTPNQVKGERPDFSNPCYLSNPQQPDNEPEVLDLAPRRVPMKEEQCNKGYPEPSREPAIQQVDSDTQTQAHQSPAGHGKVLVESSEGGRGKEEAQEEEEEVEESALNLKTTEEDVSPAIRRYYESSVTAYEAAEMGLPGDYEEGSQAMMWTEGENSLGRRMQIDRLDINVQIDESYCVDVGEGLKRWKCRMCEKSYTSKYNLVTHILGHNGIKPHECLHCGKLFKQPSHLQTHLLTHQGTRPHKCTVCKKAFTQTSHLKRHMLQHSDVKPYSCRFCGRGFAYPSELRTHETKHESGHCHVCTQCGMEFPTHAHLKRHQVSHQGPTTFQCTECHKSFAYRSQLQNHLMKHQNVRPYVCSECGMEFVQIHHLKQHMLTHKGMKEYKCDVCSREFTLSANLKRHMLIHTSVRPFQCHVCFKTFVQKQTLKTHMIVHLPVKPFKCKVCGKSFNRMYNLLGHMHLHAGSKPFKCPYCTSKFNLKGNLSRHMKVKHGILDTSTEGQDVLPDAEGQEEYEEESFDYSERENLASNNAQDLAKLAKISYYNYSKVSARYNTT